The following proteins are co-located in the Candidatus Nezhaarchaeota archaeon genome:
- a CDS encoding molybdopterin-dependent oxidoreductase: protein MTEEVEVRKAACFFCHNNCGVLVYVKEGRVERVVGNPDYPTNRGYTCERPRFAINWLYHPDQLKHPLERVGERGEGRWRRISWNKALDEVAEKLRGLIGEYGPECLAFCEGTYRSDANWARARFANLLGNPQNVVGPSTICYANAYAIDLAMFGCAIFPRADIRRSNCIVVWGSNPPESEAGGLQWRRVREALRRRPRPKVIVVDPRFTEAARNADIWLQIRPGTDTALLLSWINVIIEEKLYDKEFVEKWCYGFDKLAERVKEYPPEKVEEITWVPAEKIRESAIMYATNKPASFTFGVSLDQIGLNSTRARQCQAILTAITGNVDVEGGHTLYEIGPIGPGGMFIRDSMLELAEKCPPEQRKRHLGVEFKLMSWPGWELINQSIEKVWRVPEHLFIHTPAPSYGALSSPVSPTLSRP from the coding sequence TTGACCGAAGAGGTTGAGGTAAGGAAGGCTGCGTGCTTCTTCTGTCATAACAACTGCGGGGTACTCGTCTATGTTAAGGAGGGGAGGGTGGAAAGGGTCGTTGGAAACCCAGACTATCCCACGAATCGGGGGTATACTTGTGAGAGGCCTAGGTTTGCCATTAATTGGCTTTATCATCCGGATCAACTTAAACATCCTCTGGAGAGGGTGGGTGAAAGGGGTGAGGGTAGGTGGAGGCGTATATCTTGGAATAAAGCGCTAGATGAGGTAGCTGAAAAGCTAAGAGGTCTCATAGGCGAATATGGGCCGGAGTGCCTCGCCTTTTGTGAAGGAACTTATAGATCGGATGCGAACTGGGCAAGGGCAAGATTCGCGAACCTGCTAGGGAATCCGCAAAACGTAGTAGGACCTAGCACTATTTGCTATGCTAATGCATACGCAATAGACTTAGCCATGTTTGGATGCGCTATCTTCCCACGCGCTGATATAAGGCGCTCTAACTGCATAGTAGTGTGGGGCTCTAACCCACCAGAGTCAGAGGCTGGAGGTCTTCAATGGAGGAGAGTTAGAGAGGCGCTTAGGAGGAGGCCTAGGCCCAAGGTCATCGTTGTTGATCCTAGGTTTACTGAGGCTGCTAGAAACGCTGACATCTGGCTTCAGATAAGACCTGGCACCGATACGGCGTTACTGCTTAGCTGGATAAACGTAATAATTGAAGAGAAGCTTTACGATAAGGAGTTCGTGGAGAAATGGTGCTACGGATTCGACAAGTTAGCTGAACGTGTTAAAGAGTATCCTCCAGAGAAAGTGGAGGAGATAACGTGGGTACCAGCCGAGAAGATTAGAGAGTCGGCAATTATGTACGCGACGAATAAGCCAGCCTCATTTACATTTGGCGTTTCCCTAGATCAGATAGGGCTAAACTCAACACGCGCAAGACAATGTCAAGCCATACTGACGGCAATAACAGGCAACGTTGACGTAGAGGGCGGGCACACGCTTTACGAAATTGGCCCTATAGGGCCGGGTGGAATGTTCATTAGGGACTCAATGCTTGAGCTCGCTGAAAAATGCCCACCTGAGCAGAGGAAGAGGCACCTCGGGGTAGAGTTCAAGCTTATGTCGTGGCCTGGATGGGAGTTAATAAATCAATCCATTGAAAAGGTGTGGAGGGTTCCGGAGCACCTATTTATACATACTCCTGCCCCCTCCTATGGCGCGCTATCCTCACCGGTAAGCCCTACCCTATCAAGGCCCTAA